In the Paramisgurnus dabryanus chromosome 5, PD_genome_1.1, whole genome shotgun sequence genome, one interval contains:
- the tmem150ab gene encoding transmembrane protein 150Ab — protein sequence MTAWIVLPVSLSAFSITGIWIVYAMAVMNHHVCPVENWSYNLTCTEETAKRGFPKTCCTLQDIPLISKCGCYPPESCLFSLIGNVGAFMVVMVCMLRYAQVIEHSHHCWTNTSALVSGSINALGLVMVGNFQVDHAKTLHYVGAGVAFPAGLLFVCLQCILTYRIAETMLDYWMAHVRVALSAGALISLVLSGIFFVHESFVLQHAAAICEWVFTVLVLVYYGTFTYEFGTVNSDTIMAALMKRSEHHHPGSGVIMGGIGKGVAMGCGARSLKSPGGSSTSTHLNCTPESIAML from the exons ATGACTGCCTGGATTGTTTTGCCTGTCAGCCTGTCTGCCTTCTCCATCACTGGGATATGGATtgt TTATGCCATGGCAGTAATGAACCATCATGTCTGTCCTGTTGAGAACTG GTCATACAATTTGACATGTACAGAGGAAACAGCGAAGAGGGGCTTTCCAAAAACCTGCTGCACTCTTCAAGACATCCCGCTTATCAG TAAATGTGGTTGCTATCCACCAGAGAGCTGTCTCTTCAGTTTGATTGGCAATGTTGGGGCTTTCATGG TGGTTATGGTGTGCATGCTGCGTTATGCTCAAGTGATTGAGCATAGCCATCACTGCTGGACCAACACAAGTGCTTTGGTATCTGGGAGCATTAATGCTCTTGGCCTGGTCATGGTGGGCAACTTTCAG GTTGATCATGCCAAGACTCTTCACTATGTGGGAGCTGGTGTGGCGTTTCCAGCAGGTCTGCTGTTTGTGTGCCTGCAGTGCATTTTGACGTACCGTATAGCAGAGACCATGCTGGACTATTGGATGGCTCATGTGCGTGTCGCTCTCTCAGCTGGAGCTCTGATATCACTTGTTCTCA GTGGAATCTTCTTTGTCCATGAGAGCTTTGTGTTACAACATGCTGCGGCCATCTGTGAATGGGTCTTTACAGTGCTGGTTTTGGTCTACTATGGCACCTTCACCTATGAGTTTGGCACTGTCAACAGCGATACCATAATGGCAGCCTTAATGAAACGCAGTGAACATCACCACCCGGGGTCAGGGGTCATCATGGGTGGTATCGGGAAAGGCGTTGCAATGGGTTGTGGTGCCCGCAGCCTAAAGTCTCCTGGAGGCAGTAGCACCTCCACACACCTCAACTGTACGCCAGAAA
- the slc25a46 gene encoding mitochondrial outer membrane protein SLC25A46 — protein MTSRRPDNFEGLGYRGREDPSFSGGYSGRSFNNSSSADLQQWVTTPPDIPGSRNLHFDDHTPQFETAPAPPGAADETQSATPPSEQLNRFAGFGIGLASLFTENVLAHPCIVFRRQCQVNYHARCYHLSPLTAISVMYNVTKTQGPKALWKGMGSTFVVQGVTLGTEGIISECTPLPRELSHRWIPKQVVGHLVLKGLTYVVAMPFYSASLIETVQSEIIRDNPGILDCVKEGIGRVMGMGIPHSKRLLPLWNLVFPTVLHGILHYIISSSVQRLVLYLLRRQKSGSQKPLSSDSGLDSVQSMLDAYFPELMASFAASLCADVLLFPLETVLHRLHIQGTRTIIDNTDLGFEVLPINTQYEGMRDCINSIRREEGTMGFYKGFGSIVVQYSLHAAVLQITKMIYSAMLRNA, from the exons ATGACTTCTCGTCGGCCTGACAACTTTGAGGGTTTAGGTTACAGGGGCAGGGAAGATCCGTCATTCAGCGGGGGTTATTCAGGGAGGTCATTTAATAATTCATCTAGTGCTGACCTCCAGCAGTGGGTCACCACACCTCCGGATATACCCGGTAGCCGAAACCTGCATTTTGATGACCACACACCCCAATTTGAGACTGCACCTGCTCCGCCTGGAGCTGCAGACGAGACACAGTCAGCGACTCCACCGTCCG AGCAACTGAACAGATTTGCTGGGTTCGGGATAGGTCTTGCAAG CCTCTTTACAGAAAATGTACTGGCCCATCCCTGCATTGTGTTTCGACGTCAATGTCAG GTGAACTATCATGCCAGGTGTTACCACTTGTCACCACTGACAGCCATCAGCGTGATGTACAATGTCACAAAAACTCAG GGTCCAAAGGCTTTATGGAAAGGAATGGGCAGCACTTTTGTTGTGCAGGGAGTCACCCTTGGAACTGAGGGAATCATCAGTGAATGCACTCCATTGCCAAG AGAGTTATCACACAGGTGGATCCCCAAACAAGTTGTAGGACATTTAGTGCTCAAAGG TTTGACATATGTGGTTGCGATGCCGTTTTACTCAGCAAGTCTCATCGAGACTGTACAG AGTGAAATAATCCGAGACAATCCAGGCATACTGGATTGTGTGAAAGAAGGCATTGGACGTGTAATGGGAATGGGTATACCCCACAGCAAGCGCCTACTTCCTCTCTGGAACCTGGTTTTCCCTACGGTACTCCACGGCATTCTTCACTATATCATTAGTTCCAGCGTGCAGAGGCTGGTTCTTTATCTGTTGCGTCGTCAGAAAAGTGGTTCGCAGAAACCCCTGTCCTCTGACTCAGGACTGGACTCGGTTCAGTCGATGCTGGATGCCTACTTTCCCGAGCTCATGGCCAGCTTTGCAGCCAGCCTGTGTGCGGATGTGCTGTTGTTTCCTTTGGAAACTGTGTTGCACAGGCTGCACATCCAAGGAACACGCACCATCATTGACAACACTGATCTAGGTTTCGAGGTTTTGCCCATAAACACGCAATATGAAGGAATGAGAGACTGTATAAACTCTATTCGGCGCGAGGAGGGCACCATGGGTTTCTACAAGGGCTTCGGCTCCATCGTGGTGCAGTACTCGCTGCACGCTGCGGTGCTGCAGATAACCAAAATGATCTACTCGGCGATGTTGCGAAATGCTTGA